Proteins from a single region of Gorilla gorilla gorilla isolate KB3781 chromosome 16, NHGRI_mGorGor1-v2.1_pri, whole genome shotgun sequence:
- the LOC101137437 gene encoding nucleophosmin-like isoform X2 has protein sequence MWSPLRPQNYLFPVEEDAESEDEEEEDVRLVSISGKRSATGGGSKVPQKQVKLAADEDDGDDDFDDEETEGKAPVKKGQEFFKKQEKTPKTPKGPSSVEDIKAKMQANVEKGLSLPKVEAKFFNYVKNCFRRIYQEAIQDLWQ, from the exons ATGTGGAGCCCCCTGAGGCCCCAGAACTATCTTTTCC CTGTGGAGGAAGACGCAGAGTcagaagatgaagaggaggaggatgtgAGACTCGTAAGTATATCTGGAAAGCGGTCTGCCACTGGAGGTGGTAGCAAGGTTCCACAGAAACAAGTAAAACTTGCTGctgatgaagatgatggtgatgatgattttgatgatgaggaaactgaaggaaaAGCACCAGTGAA AAAAGGAcaagaatttttcaaaaaacaggaaaaaactcctaaaacaccaaaaggacCTAGTTCTGTAGAAGACATTAAAGCAAAAATGCAAGCAAATGTAGAAAAAGGTCTTTCTTTACCCAAAGTGGAAGCCAAGTTCTTCAATTATGTGAAGAACTGCTTCCGGAGGATTTACCAGGAGGCTATTCAAGATCTCTGGCAGTAG
- the LOC101137437 gene encoding nucleophosmin-like isoform X1 has translation MWSPLRPQNYLFRCELKADKDYHFKVDNDENEHQLFLRTVSLGAGAKDELDIVKAEAMNYEGSPIKVTLATLKMSVQPTVSLGDSEITPPVISRLKCGSGPVHISGQHLVAVEEDAESEDEEEEDVRLVSISGKRSATGGGSKVPQKQVKLAADEDDGDDDFDDEETEGKAPVKKGQEFFKKQEKTPKTPKGPSSVEDIKAKMQANVEKGLSLPKVEAKFFNYVKNCFRRIYQEAIQDLWQ, from the exons ATGTGGAGCCCCCTGAGGCCCCAGAACTATCTTTTCCGTTGTGAACTAAAGGCCGACAAAGATTACCACTTTAAGGTGGATAATGATGAAAATGAACACCAGTTATTTTTAAGAACAGTCAGTTTAGGGGCTGGTGCAAAGGATGAATTGGACATTGTCAAAGCAGAGGCAATGAATTACGAAGGCAGTCCAATTAAAGTAACACTGGCAACTTTGAAAATGTCTGTACAGCCAACGGTTTCCCTCGGGGACTCTGAAATAACACCACCAGTGATCTCACGGTTGAAGTGTGGTTCAGGGCCAGTGCATATTAGTGGACAGCACTTAGTAGCTGTGGAGGAAGACGCAGAGTcagaagatgaagaggaggaggatgtgAGACTCGTAAGTATATCTGGAAAGCGGTCTGCCACTGGAGGTGGTAGCAAGGTTCCACAGAAACAAGTAAAACTTGCTGctgatgaagatgatggtgatgatgattttgatgatgaggaaactgaaggaaaAGCACCAGTGAA AAAAGGAcaagaatttttcaaaaaacaggaaaaaactcctaaaacaccaaaaggacCTAGTTCTGTAGAAGACATTAAAGCAAAAATGCAAGCAAATGTAGAAAAAGGTCTTTCTTTACCCAAAGTGGAAGCCAAGTTCTTCAATTATGTGAAGAACTGCTTCCGGAGGATTTACCAGGAGGCTATTCAAGATCTCTGGCAGTAG